A region of Methanocorpusculum labreanum Z DNA encodes the following proteins:
- a CDS encoding glycosyltransferase family 2 protein: MSITHHRYPLKNNRQLNQLSLIIPTYNRPFYLSRCLWYLSQSPYNEIIVADSSDEKINIKNKKTINTLQNKYDVNITYLSYPPEIEPYGGDIYRKWADSLKHVNTKYSVFCTDKEFLIPSTLCKCIEYLETHKDCDVAEGNYYYIESPSAGKYRTRAMYPTKCSLLQTDAVARLNAAKTGKNISSNQMALRRSDFHKKLYKTLTDEKINDIRFGEFSLEFLSIIRSKSIYLDLPFRYRDICNLTPSGILQKQESSSLRYPTLDTYISEGIYDYYYARFLNSMSNEIAKNSSYDREQSRTFANEILPQIIRMRGFYGNTKLTEAPLWYLWRHTPTCIKDFAGRIVPKQYLDYSSDFPDEAKPILSLIETTKHLYATDTPVCNGDM; the protein is encoded by the coding sequence ATGAGTATTACACATCATAGATACCCTCTCAAAAACAATAGACAATTAAATCAATTATCCCTTATAATACCAACATATAATAGACCCTTCTATTTGAGCAGATGCTTATGGTATCTATCTCAGTCTCCATATAATGAAATCATCGTTGCAGATTCATCAGATGAAAAAATAAATATTAAAAATAAAAAAACCATAAATACACTTCAAAATAAATATGATGTTAATATAACTTATCTATCATATCCCCCCGAAATAGAACCATATGGCGGCGATATCTATCGTAAATGGGCTGATTCTTTGAAACATGTTAATACCAAATACAGTGTGTTTTGTACGGACAAAGAATTCCTCATCCCATCGACATTATGCAAATGTATTGAATACCTAGAGACGCACAAAGATTGCGATGTTGCTGAAGGAAATTACTATTACATTGAATCCCCATCTGCAGGAAAATACCGTACACGTGCAATGTATCCAACCAAATGCTCACTTCTGCAAACGGATGCAGTAGCCAGACTGAATGCAGCAAAGACCGGAAAGAACATCTCAAGTAATCAGATGGCATTACGGAGGAGCGATTTCCATAAAAAATTGTATAAAACGCTAACCGATGAAAAAATTAATGACATCCGGTTTGGCGAGTTTAGCTTGGAATTTTTATCGATAATCCGATCCAAATCAATATACCTAGATTTGCCATTCCGGTATCGGGATATTTGTAATCTAACGCCATCCGGAATATTGCAGAAACAAGAGTCAAGTTCTCTACGATATCCTACTCTTGACACCTATATTTCCGAAGGGATATATGATTACTATTACGCACGTTTTTTGAACAGTATGTCCAATGAGATCGCAAAAAACAGTTCATATGACAGAGAACAATCCAGAACCTTTGCAAATGAGATATTGCCTCAGATAATCCGAATGAGGGGATTTTATGGAAATACCAAACTTACTGAAGCTCCACTTTGGTACCTTTGGCGTCACACTCCAACTTGTATTAAGGATTTTGCAGGACGTATTGTTCCAAAACAATATCTGGATTACTCATCAGATTTCCCAGACGAAGCAAAACCAATACTATCGCTGATTGAAACAACAAAGCATCTCTATGCTACGGATACACCAGTTTGTAATGGAGATATGTGA
- a CDS encoding nitrilase-related carbon-nitrogen hydrolase, translating to MRVCCAQLIQVWDDVDAAFAKADVFLKEYSGTADIVVFSEQFATGWRPAPAPVSAEDVKCRWLALAAKHNVCVVGSYQKVEAGGLPQNTMLVCGPSGEVIAEYSKMYLFVPGKEDRCFSPGARPVTFEYGGVKFGCAICFDLRFPELFRAYLKLGCECVLVQAAWPAARVADWELLLRARALENRGFVFGAACMGYDPASGTDYCGRSMVCDYEGRVICDGGVFEGGCSGEVDVDGVREMRREWGMRV from the coding sequence ATGCGAGTCTGTTGTGCCCAGCTGATTCAGGTGTGGGATGATGTTGATGCTGCTTTTGCGAAAGCAGATGTTTTTCTTAAAGAATATTCCGGGACAGCAGATATAGTGGTGTTTTCCGAGCAGTTTGCGACCGGATGGCGACCCGCCCCCGCTCCGGTCTCGGCTGAGGATGTGAAATGCCGGTGGCTTGCCCTCGCAGCGAAGCATAATGTCTGCGTTGTTGGTTCCTATCAGAAAGTGGAAGCTGGCGGGTTGCCGCAGAATACTATGCTCGTGTGCGGTCCGTCAGGCGAGGTCATTGCCGAGTATTCCAAGATGTATCTGTTTGTGCCGGGTAAGGAGGATCGGTGTTTTTCACCGGGTGCCCGGCCGGTGACGTTTGAGTATGGCGGGGTGAAGTTTGGGTGTGCGATCTGTTTTGATCTGCGGTTTCCCGAGTTATTCCGCGCGTATCTGAAGTTGGGGTGCGAGTGCGTTCTGGTTCAGGCAGCCTGGCCTGCGGCACGGGTCGCGGATTGGGAGCTTTTACTTCGGGCCCGGGCATTGGAGAACAGGGGATTTGTTTTCGGGGCTGCGTGTATGGGATATGATCCCGCGTCGGGAACGGATTACTGTGGGCGGAGCATGGTGTGTGATTATGAGGGGAGGGTTATTTGTGATGGTGGGGTGTTTGAAGGGGGATGCTCGGGCGAGGTAGATGTGGATGGGGTGCGGGAGATGAGGAGGGAGTGGGGGATGAGGGTGTAA
- a CDS encoding DUF5654 family protein encodes MSLSVDVIDKLAALITAAFGLVAALAWNSAIQAIFKEIFGSQSDIPAMLGYAAFVTIIAVVFTVWIGYVSGKTKEKVDKVKGKVFQNKKE; translated from the coding sequence ATGTCATTATCTGTTGATGTTATAGACAAACTCGCTGCGCTTATCACCGCAGCGTTCGGTCTGGTTGCGGCTCTTGCATGGAACTCCGCGATTCAGGCGATATTTAAGGAGATTTTTGGAAGTCAGAGTGATATCCCTGCGATGCTTGGTTATGCCGCTTTTGTGACGATTATCGCCGTTGTCTTTACGGTGTGGATAGGATACGTCTCAGGTAAGACAAAGGAAAAAGTCGACAAAGTTAAAGGAAAGGTCTTTCAAAATAAGAAGGAGTGA
- a CDS encoding amino acid ABC transporter permease, with product MDNLTSTSVPADGISGFFQNAIDSFVSQIPFWQDILLPALWDGLVVTIQLVLMTAPLGLLLGLLVAVSRVYGPTPVKWLAKLYVIFFRGCPLLVLLFILYFGLPSIGIVLGSYFSALVGFILCNSAYNSEYLRGGLQSIKRGQLLAARSLGMTKAQGVMYVVVPQALRRALPGVSNEFIYLIKYSSLAYVVAVIELTGAAKIIASKYFMYFEAFAAVGVFYLILVTITTIGVHWLEKKYAIPGVSGVVGKVTKEH from the coding sequence ATGGATAATCTGACCAGTACATCTGTGCCTGCAGACGGGATAAGCGGATTTTTCCAGAACGCCATAGACTCGTTCGTTTCCCAAATACCCTTCTGGCAGGATATTCTGCTCCCAGCTCTCTGGGATGGGTTAGTGGTGACGATCCAGCTTGTGCTCATGACGGCACCACTCGGTCTCCTTCTTGGTCTTCTTGTGGCTGTATCCAGAGTTTACGGGCCCACGCCGGTCAAATGGCTTGCAAAACTGTATGTCATCTTTTTCCGTGGATGTCCGCTTCTTGTTCTGCTGTTTATTCTGTACTTTGGTCTGCCGTCGATCGGGATCGTTCTCGGATCCTATTTCTCTGCTCTTGTCGGGTTTATTTTGTGTAACTCGGCATATAACTCCGAGTATCTCCGTGGGGGACTCCAGTCGATAAAACGCGGTCAGCTGCTTGCGGCCAGATCACTTGGCATGACGAAAGCACAGGGAGTTATGTATGTGGTTGTCCCGCAGGCACTTCGCCGTGCTCTTCCGGGTGTTTCAAACGAGTTTATTTATCTGATAAAATACTCGTCGCTGGCCTATGTGGTTGCGGTAATCGAACTTACCGGTGCGGCAAAAATTATTGCAAGCAAGTACTTCATGTACTTCGAGGCATTTGCGGCAGTAGGAGTTTTCTATCTGATTCTCGTGACGATCACAACGATCGGTGTCCACTGGCTTGAGAAGAAGTATGCGATCCCCGGCGTCTCGGGCGTTGTTGGAAAAGTCACCAAAGAACACTAA
- a CDS encoding amino acid ABC transporter ATP-binding protein, which yields MSDVPILKVENLCKSYGDLEVLKSVSFEVRKGEKKVFVGPSGTGKSTLLRCINQLTIPDSGFVYLNGEEIVHSGKKINEYRQKMGMVFQNFNLFDHLTAVKNVELALLKVKKMDKKSAHEKAMHELEQVGMADRADFYPAQLSGGQAQRVSIARALAMDPEVMLFDEPTSALDPELKREVMEVMRTLAAQGMTCIVVTHEMKFATSFATEIYLMEKGEIVEHGPPSEIPTSPNFVKTRAFMGSYADE from the coding sequence ATGAGTGATGTCCCCATTCTCAAAGTCGAGAACCTCTGCAAATCGTATGGAGATCTCGAGGTTTTGAAATCCGTATCCTTCGAAGTGCGCAAAGGAGAGAAGAAGGTGTTTGTCGGTCCGTCAGGTACCGGAAAATCGACGCTTCTTCGGTGCATAAATCAGCTGACAATCCCCGACAGCGGGTTTGTCTATCTCAACGGAGAAGAGATCGTTCATTCCGGCAAGAAAATCAATGAGTATCGGCAGAAGATGGGCATGGTCTTCCAGAACTTCAACCTCTTCGATCATCTGACTGCAGTCAAAAACGTCGAGCTCGCCCTGCTGAAAGTAAAAAAGATGGATAAAAAATCTGCACATGAAAAGGCGATGCATGAACTTGAGCAGGTTGGTATGGCCGACCGTGCGGACTTTTATCCGGCGCAGTTATCGGGTGGTCAGGCCCAGCGTGTTTCTATTGCGAGGGCTCTTGCGATGGATCCCGAGGTCATGCTTTTCGATGAACCAACCTCAGCTCTCGATCCAGAACTGAAACGCGAGGTGATGGAGGTCATGCGGACCCTTGCGGCTCAGGGGATGACCTGTATCGTCGTTACGCATGAAATGAAATTCGCCACCTCATTTGCGACTGAGATTTATCTGATGGAGAAGGGAGAGATCGTTGAACACGGTCCGCCGTCAGAGATCCCGACAAGTCCGAATTTTGTGAAAACACGTGCGTTTATGGGCAGTTACGCAGACGAGTGA
- a CDS encoding amino acid ABC transporter permease, producing the protein MFESISAVTNSAGYLLGGVGVTLLLVGFSLLIGFICGIILTLGQVYGPRPVRWFVGVYVWFFRGLPNIVLLFLFYFALFPFMSWDMPVFGVAVTVLGLRSAAYQSQIFRGAIQSLSEGQMLAARSLGMTKWQAIRSIILPQSLRLSLPGWSNEYPVLLTDSAVAYVIGVAELLTRTSQVISRTGEPMLLYLTCAVIFILLNYGGMMIIQYIEKKVRIPGFGNNEAECL; encoded by the coding sequence ATGTTTGAGTCGATTTCCGCAGTAACGAACTCCGCCGGGTATCTCCTGGGAGGTGTGGGTGTAACCCTTCTTTTAGTTGGTTTTTCCCTCTTAATCGGATTTATCTGCGGAATCATTTTGACTCTCGGCCAAGTCTATGGTCCGCGCCCGGTCCGCTGGTTCGTCGGTGTTTATGTCTGGTTCTTCCGCGGACTCCCCAATATCGTATTACTGTTTTTGTTTTACTTCGCGCTCTTCCCGTTCATGTCATGGGATATGCCGGTGTTCGGCGTTGCCGTGACCGTGCTCGGACTTAGGAGTGCAGCCTACCAGTCACAGATCTTCCGTGGAGCTATCCAGTCTTTGTCGGAAGGTCAGATGCTTGCAGCACGTTCTCTTGGAATGACAAAATGGCAGGCAATCCGCTCGATCATTCTCCCCCAGTCGCTTCGTCTTTCTCTTCCCGGCTGGTCGAATGAATACCCGGTTCTTCTCACCGACTCAGCTGTTGCCTATGTGATCGGCGTTGCCGAGCTGCTGACCAGAACGAGTCAGGTGATTTCCCGGACCGGCGAACCCATGCTCCTGTATCTCACCTGCGCTGTGATATTCATATTGTTGAATTACGGAGGTATGATGATTATCCAATATATAGAAAAGAAAGTCCGGATCCCGGGATTCGGCAATAACGAGGCTGAGTGTTTATGA
- a CDS encoding DUF3320 domain-containing protein: protein MEQGIVELEELRSRLLDLTVRSNLLNYKPSPGRSIEVIDGDPADIYRLLVLDEKGMKFYPSGKASQTESEDKRIWKYPTFSKTAKYADLILHTSYTDIELRKKLYSLQNKSRTVFEEQGYPVLYLALGFVEWTERDCPAKPFTAPLLLIPVDLERQKIKENYTLRWTGEDPTLSLSLVAKLAEQGVVLPDLGHPETVEEISAYFTTIQETVAEKDWKFIPGISLDLFSFRKFVMFKDLDPAGWEGSSPLEANPLIKRLFHPEAEANPAPPFPEKEADLRLPSERSFSILDADSSQIAVIEEAKAGRNLVVEGPPGTGKSQTIANMIAEMLAVGKTVLFVSEKMAALEVVKRRLDVAGLSPYCLELHSQKAKKTELIRELEKSLQHPSPETAGSAYDPGQIDSLKTELSGYCHELKTPIGACGFTPYDLFGIREQYRYEFESSPHRKNYRLQKIPIENAVEITPDEYKAAVSSLQEIASYLPILLKDGESLSNHPWAMTRPGMILPRDMDDIRDLVITYQEKIQDLQTVMRAVFDLTDIPVPRSETEVSRLIETCRYLLKGYSVTLEILNNPLWGKQAELNRLIANMQDLHDHNSRIQTNFTPEIYLRNPARLYSEFLAYSEKGAFGKLFSGGYKKLKADIARYYVGPVPDDSKILSDLKDARNYLTARDVWAQDKAAYLSLFAPVWKDEETDPASLRSFTEWVLAVLTMVQEELITPHTIELLCSGQITPQSLSPLFEQLEDAVIAHSESRDVLFTRLGIQEFETDQTFASMRKLTDLWITEIDRLSEWSTFLTYAETCEKTTAAPVLPLLFTDKISAEALIPAYLTGYADALLKEAYRVRPLLARFAQAPHELKIKTFAEYDRAAISANAARIIQKLDQTIPEIYVGASRDSEMGVLTGEFNRKRGHMSIRTLMTKAGGLIQQIKPCFMMSPLSVAQYLDPHSVQFDIIIFDEASQVRPEDALGALMRGRQLVVMGDSRQLPPTTFFDQIAGPDEDDEESVAGIGDMESLLHVCKQSYPTRRLRWHYRSRHESLIALSNEEFYDGSLMVFPSPRHETPDLGLSFVHLPNTIYERGKSGVNKGEAQVVAESVIEYYLKYPDKTLGVATFSTRQQEAIRHEVDVLLRTHPEVEMLMRPANGEHFFVKNLETVQGDERDTMLISIGYGFDENHRLSRNFGPLNQAGGERRLNVLITRARERCVVFSNFRGADLQIDPDSSSGVAALSRFLTYAEDRSSMMSGSDIRGVDDTEYFPESVAVMLEDYGYTVSRNVGCVGFRIDIAVSDPKDPGVYMAGILCDGSNYWSSDVARDRDRLRSQVLEGLGWHLIRIWSAEWFQHPVSCTKILLDFLADIQKPIEPAAEIVEEPPKIEPTSASPELIIEETPVIKQPAYAKVKVEPYVFCTECDLNKYHQFSSVPDSVLTTAMLQIISVEGPISLSVLHARIKELGSVSKMTPAIKKKIASLAEDEVNADRLTVDDEGFYSVPNKELAARERPAKWSCNDVSLLEIGLAAEIILGKQFSTPKSDLVRQTALVLGFKLTAPVKERMEMGIDAAISSGSIATEGDKLLRNAE, encoded by the coding sequence ATGGAACAGGGAATCGTGGAACTGGAAGAACTACGCAGCAGATTACTGGATCTGACGGTCCGCAGCAATCTGCTGAACTATAAACCGTCTCCCGGCAGATCGATCGAGGTCATCGACGGTGATCCAGCGGATATCTATCGGCTCCTTGTTCTTGATGAGAAGGGGATGAAGTTTTATCCGTCCGGCAAAGCTTCACAAACCGAGTCTGAGGACAAACGCATCTGGAAGTATCCTACCTTCTCCAAGACCGCAAAGTATGCCGATCTTATCCTCCATACCTCCTATACCGACATCGAGCTCCGCAAAAAACTCTACAGTCTTCAGAACAAAAGCCGGACTGTTTTTGAAGAGCAGGGATATCCGGTTCTCTATCTTGCTCTCGGGTTTGTCGAATGGACCGAACGCGACTGCCCGGCAAAACCCTTCACCGCTCCGCTTCTTCTTATCCCGGTCGATCTGGAACGTCAGAAGATCAAAGAAAACTATACGCTTAGGTGGACCGGAGAAGATCCAACCCTTTCCCTGTCACTGGTTGCAAAACTTGCCGAACAGGGCGTCGTTCTTCCGGATCTTGGACATCCGGAGACGGTCGAGGAGATATCAGCTTATTTCACCACCATTCAGGAAACGGTTGCCGAAAAAGATTGGAAATTCATCCCCGGTATCTCACTTGATCTTTTTAGTTTCCGTAAATTTGTGATGTTCAAGGATCTGGATCCTGCCGGCTGGGAAGGAAGTTCCCCGCTTGAGGCAAATCCTTTGATCAAAAGGCTATTCCATCCGGAAGCCGAGGCCAATCCTGCCCCGCCCTTCCCGGAAAAAGAGGCGGATCTCCGGCTCCCAAGCGAACGCAGCTTCAGCATTCTGGATGCCGACTCCTCCCAGATCGCCGTGATCGAGGAGGCAAAGGCCGGCCGAAATCTTGTGGTCGAAGGGCCGCCGGGTACGGGCAAAAGCCAGACGATCGCAAACATGATTGCCGAGATGCTGGCTGTCGGTAAGACGGTATTGTTCGTCAGTGAAAAGATGGCTGCTCTCGAAGTCGTGAAACGCCGCTTGGACGTAGCCGGTCTTTCTCCGTATTGTCTGGAACTTCACAGTCAGAAAGCAAAGAAGACCGAGCTCATTCGCGAACTTGAGAAAAGTCTCCAGCATCCTTCACCAGAAACAGCCGGCTCAGCCTATGATCCGGGTCAGATCGATTCGCTGAAAACCGAGTTGAGCGGGTACTGTCATGAACTCAAGACACCGATCGGTGCCTGCGGATTTACACCATATGATCTGTTCGGCATCAGGGAGCAGTATCGGTATGAGTTTGAAAGCAGTCCGCACCGGAAAAATTATCGGCTCCAAAAGATTCCCATCGAGAATGCCGTTGAAATAACCCCGGATGAGTACAAGGCTGCGGTCTCTTCTTTGCAGGAGATCGCATCATACCTGCCGATTTTGCTTAAAGACGGCGAGTCTCTTTCGAATCATCCGTGGGCTATGACCAGGCCCGGTATGATCCTTCCACGCGATATGGATGATATCCGTGATCTGGTAATAACCTATCAGGAAAAAATCCAGGATCTTCAGACCGTTATGCGTGCCGTTTTCGATCTGACGGACATCCCGGTCCCCCGAAGCGAGACCGAGGTGTCCCGCCTGATCGAGACCTGCCGGTATCTGCTGAAGGGATATTCGGTGACGCTCGAAATACTGAATAATCCTTTGTGGGGAAAACAGGCTGAACTGAACCGGCTTATTGCCAATATGCAGGATCTGCATGATCATAATTCCCGGATTCAGACAAACTTTACCCCGGAGATCTATCTTCGCAATCCCGCCCGTCTCTACTCTGAGTTCCTTGCTTATTCGGAAAAAGGCGCGTTTGGCAAACTCTTTTCCGGTGGATACAAGAAACTTAAGGCCGATATCGCCAGGTATTATGTCGGTCCCGTGCCTGATGATTCCAAAATCCTTTCGGATCTGAAAGATGCACGGAACTATCTGACTGCGCGTGATGTATGGGCTCAGGATAAAGCTGCGTATCTATCTTTGTTTGCTCCAGTCTGGAAGGATGAAGAGACCGATCCTGCTTCCCTTCGCAGCTTTACCGAATGGGTTCTTGCGGTCCTGACGATGGTGCAGGAAGAGCTGATCACGCCGCACACCATCGAACTGCTCTGTTCAGGGCAGATTACCCCGCAGTCCCTCTCACCGCTGTTTGAACAGCTCGAAGATGCGGTGATTGCCCACAGCGAATCACGCGATGTTCTGTTTACCCGCCTAGGGATACAAGAATTTGAAACGGATCAGACGTTTGCTTCAATGCGCAAGCTTACCGATCTCTGGATCACGGAGATCGACCGGCTGAGTGAATGGAGTACGTTCCTTACGTATGCGGAAACCTGCGAAAAGACAACGGCGGCCCCTGTGCTGCCTCTGCTCTTTACCGACAAGATCTCAGCCGAGGCTCTCATCCCGGCATATCTTACCGGCTATGCGGATGCTCTTTTGAAAGAAGCATATCGTGTTCGTCCTCTTCTTGCGAGGTTTGCCCAGGCGCCTCATGAACTGAAGATCAAGACCTTTGCCGAGTATGACCGTGCAGCGATTTCCGCAAATGCGGCCAGAATCATTCAGAAACTGGATCAAACGATTCCTGAAATCTATGTGGGTGCCTCCCGTGATTCGGAGATGGGTGTTCTGACCGGCGAGTTCAACAGAAAACGCGGCCATATGTCGATTCGAACCCTGATGACAAAGGCTGGAGGACTTATTCAGCAGATCAAACCCTGCTTTATGATGAGCCCTCTTTCCGTTGCTCAGTATCTGGATCCCCATTCCGTTCAGTTCGACATCATTATTTTTGATGAGGCGAGTCAGGTCAGACCGGAGGATGCTTTGGGTGCTTTGATGCGCGGCCGTCAGCTTGTGGTGATGGGTGATTCCCGTCAGCTCCCGCCGACGACGTTCTTTGATCAGATCGCCGGCCCGGATGAGGATGATGAGGAGTCTGTTGCCGGGATCGGGGATATGGAAAGCCTTCTGCATGTTTGTAAGCAGTCGTACCCGACACGGAGGCTTCGCTGGCATTACCGATCAAGGCATGAATCGCTTATTGCCCTGTCGAATGAGGAGTTCTATGACGGAAGCCTGATGGTCTTCCCCTCGCCGCGGCACGAAACTCCCGATCTTGGCCTCTCCTTTGTTCACCTGCCGAATACGATATATGAACGCGGAAAATCCGGCGTGAACAAAGGTGAAGCCCAAGTGGTTGCTGAATCCGTGATCGAATATTATCTGAAGTATCCTGATAAGACGCTTGGTGTTGCCACGTTTTCCACCCGTCAGCAGGAAGCCATCCGCCATGAGGTGGATGTTCTTCTCCGAACCCACCCTGAAGTCGAGATGCTGATGCGGCCGGCAAACGGCGAACATTTCTTTGTAAAGAATCTGGAAACTGTTCAGGGCGATGAACGCGACACGATGCTTATCAGTATCGGATACGGATTCGATGAGAACCACCGGCTTTCCCGGAACTTCGGACCGTTGAATCAGGCCGGCGGCGAGCGGAGGCTTAACGTCCTTATTACCCGTGCACGGGAACGGTGCGTGGTGTTTTCCAACTTCCGCGGGGCAGATCTGCAGATCGATCCGGATTCTTCATCCGGTGTTGCCGCCCTCTCGCGTTTCCTGACCTATGCGGAAGACCGCTCTTCGATGATGAGCGGCTCCGATATCAGAGGCGTGGATGATACGGAATACTTCCCTGAATCCGTGGCAGTAATGCTTGAGGATTATGGGTATACGGTTTCCCGTAATGTCGGATGTGTCGGATTCAGGATCGATATCGCTGTTTCCGATCCGAAAGATCCAGGCGTGTATATGGCGGGGATTCTCTGCGATGGATCGAATTACTGGTCATCTGACGTAGCGCGTGATCGTGACCGTCTGCGTAGCCAGGTCCTTGAAGGACTCGGGTGGCACCTCATCCGGATATGGTCTGCCGAGTGGTTCCAGCATCCGGTTTCCTGCACGAAGATTCTTCTGGACTTCCTTGCAGACATACAAAAGCCGATCGAGCCTGCCGCGGAGATTGTCGAGGAGCCTCCAAAGATAGAGCCGACCTCGGCGTCTCCGGAACTGATCATAGAAGAAACCCCTGTGATAAAACAGCCCGCTTATGCCAAGGTAAAGGTCGAACCGTATGTTTTCTGCACCGAGTGCGATCTGAATAAGTATCACCAGTTCTCATCCGTGCCCGATTCCGTACTTACTACGGCGATGCTTCAGATCATCTCAGTCGAAGGTCCGATCTCTTTGAGCGTGCTGCATGCCCGGATAAAGGAACTTGGAAGCGTTTCGAAGATGACGCCCGCAATCAAGAAGAAGATTGCTTCACTCGCGGAGGATGAAGTGAACGCCGATCGTTTGACTGTGGATGACGAGGGATTCTACTCGGTTCCAAATAAGGAATTGGCAGCACGCGAACGTCCTGCAAAATGGTCCTGTAATGACGTGTCGCTTTTGGAGATCGGTCTTGCCGCCGAGATTATTCTCGGCAAACAGTTTTCCACGCCGAAATCGGATCTTGTCCGGCAGACAGCGCTTGTCCTTGGGTTCAAGCTCACTGCCCCGGTCAAGGAACGGATGGAAATGGGTATCGATGCTGCGATTTCTTCCGGGAGTATTGCCACCGAAGGCGACAAACTCCTTCGTAACGCTGAATAG